The following coding sequences are from one Acipenser ruthenus chromosome 7, fAciRut3.2 maternal haplotype, whole genome shotgun sequence window:
- the LOC117414757 gene encoding ciliary-associated calcium-binding coiled-coil protein 1 isoform X1 encodes MRLVRVKSKSRVLMWLLPLGRAFGSHGNRKPNSSNMAGKDKMKPLPKSQMPEIQVQEKKQNKDNEASEKEHTFAWKFLSHSQVSMLSELSVEQVQKKMEDILQFKNRQTCLKEAALLDYYVSGFWWAKETNFTSQQISGFMTLLRMLLENAKKHMSLVDNWKELAKTMAGIRQSSPAGKGGIEFFSVDQAISIIDYFKSSLFQHYKLYEFLFSQPRDELVLGLEENIEVIKPTEFPFPAPLEEGLSSDIYSQFIAPAPAEQSEDEMGKQDYDERTSVTEAEVKDPLEGYTMEDVKSVLGLVTRDVIGNLQTEISEKLRVQEETYIVRMDRLKNS; translated from the exons ATGCGTTTAGTAAGAGTGAAGTCCAAATCACGCGTGTTAATGTGGCTCCTCCCGTTGGGCAGGGCATTCGGTTCCCACGGCAACAGAAAGCCAAACAGTTCAAACATGGCCGGGAAAGACAAAATGAAACCTCTTCCGAAATCACAAATGCCAGAAATACAGGTGCAAGAGAAGAAACAAAATAAG GATAATGAAGCCAGTGAAAAGGAGCACACGTTTGCCTGGAAGTTTCTATCGCATTCACAAGTTAGCATGTTGTCAGAACTGAGCGTGGAACAAGTGCAAAA GAAAATGGAAGACATCCTCCAGTTTAAAAACCGTCAGACGTGCTTAAAGGAGGCAGCTTTATTGGATTACTATGTCTCTGGGTTTTGGTGGGCCAAAGAAACGAACTTTACAAGCCAGCAGATATCAGGTTTCATGACCCTCTTACGCATGCTGTTGGAGAATGCCA aaaaacacatgTCACTTGTGGACAACTGGAAAGAACTTGCAAAGACAATGGCTGGAATTAGGCAGTCCAGTCCAGCAGGAAAAGGTGGAATTGAATTCTTCAGTGTGGACCAGGCCATCTCCATCATTGACTATTTCAAGTCCAG tttatttCAGCATTATAAACTATACGAATTTCTCTTCAGTCAACCAAGAGATGAGCTTGTTCTGGGCCTGGAA gaaaaCATTGAGGTTATTAAGCCAACAGAGTTCCCATTCCCAGCTCCGCTTGAGGAAGGCCTGTCCTCTGACATCTACTCTCAGTTTATAGCACCGGCCCCAGCAGAACAAAGTGAAGACGAG ATGGGTAAGCAGGATTATGATGAGAGAACTTCTGTAACTGAAGCAGAAGTCAAAGATCCTTTGGAAGGCTACACCATGGAAGATGTAAAGTCAGTGTTGGGGCTTGTCACACGAGACGTCATTGGAAACCTGCAG ACGGAGATCAGTGAGAAGCTCCGAGTGCAGGAGGAGACCTACATTGTGAGAATGGACAGACTTAAGAATTCCTAA
- the LOC117414757 gene encoding ciliary-associated calcium-binding coiled-coil protein 1 isoform X2: MLSELSVEQVQKKMEDILQFKNRQTCLKEAALLDYYVSGFWWAKETNFTSQQISGFMTLLRMLLENAKKHMSLVDNWKELAKTMAGIRQSSPAGKGGIEFFSVDQAISIIDYFKSSLFQHYKLYEFLFSQPRDELVLGLEENIEVIKPTEFPFPAPLEEGLSSDIYSQFIAPAPAEQSEDEMGKQDYDERTSVTEAEVKDPLEGYTMEDVKSVLGLVTRDVIGNLQTEISEKLRVQEETYIVRMDRLKNS; this comes from the exons ATGTTGTCAGAACTGAGCGTGGAACAAGTGCAAAA GAAAATGGAAGACATCCTCCAGTTTAAAAACCGTCAGACGTGCTTAAAGGAGGCAGCTTTATTGGATTACTATGTCTCTGGGTTTTGGTGGGCCAAAGAAACGAACTTTACAAGCCAGCAGATATCAGGTTTCATGACCCTCTTACGCATGCTGTTGGAGAATGCCA aaaaacacatgTCACTTGTGGACAACTGGAAAGAACTTGCAAAGACAATGGCTGGAATTAGGCAGTCCAGTCCAGCAGGAAAAGGTGGAATTGAATTCTTCAGTGTGGACCAGGCCATCTCCATCATTGACTATTTCAAGTCCAG tttatttCAGCATTATAAACTATACGAATTTCTCTTCAGTCAACCAAGAGATGAGCTTGTTCTGGGCCTGGAA gaaaaCATTGAGGTTATTAAGCCAACAGAGTTCCCATTCCCAGCTCCGCTTGAGGAAGGCCTGTCCTCTGACATCTACTCTCAGTTTATAGCACCGGCCCCAGCAGAACAAAGTGAAGACGAG ATGGGTAAGCAGGATTATGATGAGAGAACTTCTGTAACTGAAGCAGAAGTCAAAGATCCTTTGGAAGGCTACACCATGGAAGATGTAAAGTCAGTGTTGGGGCTTGTCACACGAGACGTCATTGGAAACCTGCAG ACGGAGATCAGTGAGAAGCTCCGAGTGCAGGAGGAGACCTACATTGTGAGAATGGACAGACTTAAGAATTCCTAA